A single genomic interval of Streptococcus suis harbors:
- a CDS encoding adenylosuccinate synthase, translating to MTSVVVVGTQWGDEGKGKITDFLSANAEVIARYQGGDNAGHTIVIDGTKYKLHLIPSGIFFPEKISVIGNGVVVNPKSLVKEINYLHDSGVTTDNLRISDRAHVILPYHIKLDQLQEESKGENKIGTTNKGIGPAYMDKAARVGIRIADLLDKEIFAERLRTNLAEKNRLFEKMYESTPIEFDEIFEEYYAYGQEIKKYVTDTSVILNDALDQGKRVLFEGAQGVMLDIDQGTYPFVTSSNPVAGGVTIGSGVGPSKIDKVVGVCKAYTSRVGDGPFPTELHDEIGDRIREIGKEYGTTTGRPRRVGWFDSVVMRHSRRVSGITNLSLNSIDVLSGLETLKICVAYDLDGERIDHYPASLEQLKRCKPIYEEMPGWSEDITGVRSLDELPEAARNYVRRISELVGVRISTFSVGPGREQTNILESVWSSK from the coding sequence ATGACATCAGTAGTTGTTGTAGGAACCCAGTGGGGCGACGAAGGTAAGGGTAAAATTACAGACTTCTTGTCTGCTAATGCTGAAGTAATCGCACGTTATCAAGGTGGTGATAACGCTGGACACACTATCGTTATCGATGGCACGAAGTATAAATTGCACTTGATTCCGTCAGGAATTTTCTTTCCAGAAAAGATTTCTGTAATCGGTAATGGTGTGGTTGTCAATCCAAAATCTTTGGTGAAGGAAATCAACTATCTCCACGATTCAGGTGTGACAACAGATAATTTGCGGATTTCAGACCGCGCACATGTCATCTTGCCTTACCACATCAAATTGGACCAGTTGCAAGAAGAGTCTAAAGGTGAGAATAAGATTGGTACAACCAACAAGGGGATCGGTCCAGCTTACATGGACAAGGCTGCGCGTGTTGGTATCCGTATCGCAGACCTCTTGGACAAGGAGATTTTTGCGGAGCGTTTGAGAACAAACTTGGCTGAGAAAAACCGTTTGTTTGAGAAAATGTATGAGTCAACTCCAATCGAATTCGACGAAATCTTTGAAGAATACTACGCTTATGGCCAGGAAATCAAGAAATATGTAACAGACACATCTGTTATTTTGAACGATGCTTTGGACCAGGGCAAACGTGTCTTGTTTGAAGGTGCGCAAGGGGTTATGTTGGATATTGACCAAGGTACCTATCCATTCGTTACTTCTTCGAACCCAGTTGCTGGTGGTGTGACGATCGGTAGTGGTGTCGGTCCAAGCAAGATTGACAAGGTTGTTGGTGTATGTAAGGCCTACACTAGCCGTGTTGGTGACGGACCATTCCCAACTGAATTGCACGATGAAATCGGAGACCGTATCCGCGAAATCGGTAAGGAATACGGTACGACAACTGGCCGTCCACGCCGTGTCGGTTGGTTTGACTCAGTGGTGATGCGCCATAGCCGCCGTGTGTCAGGTATTACCAATTTGTCCCTCAACTCGATTGACGTTTTGTCAGGTCTTGAGACCTTGAAAATCTGCGTGGCTTATGACTTGGATGGTGAGCGTATTGACCACTACCCCGCAAGTTTGGAGCAACTCAAACGTTGCAAACCAATCTACGAAGAAATGCCAGGTTGGTCTGAAGACATCACAGGTGTACGTAGCCTGGATGAATTGCCAGAAGCGGCTCGCAACTATGTTCGT
- the gshAB gene encoding bifunctional glutamate--cysteine ligase GshA/glutathione synthetase GshB — protein MLQKLSQNSPILQATFGLERESLRINSDNRVAQTPHPEALGSRSFHPYIQTDYSEPQLELITPVAHSTKEARRFLGAITDVAVRSMEKTEYLWPLSMPPVISADDIQIAQLESDFEYQYRVGLAERYGKLLQSMSGIHYNFELGKDLTQQLFEASDYDDLITFKNALYLKLAQNFLRYRWFLTYLYGASSLAEKGFLTEEIGCVRSIRNSNYGYVNSDDVHISFSSLQQYVADIEQAVQSGQLSAEKEFYSSVRLRGAKTSRDYLSKGISYLEFRSFDLNPYDPLAISQETLDTVHLFILSLLWLDQPTDVDNTLAKADKLNNLIALSHPHTPLPNDADATPILTAMKAIVLHFGLDDYYGQLIAHVEAALQDPRLTLSGKIAEQVEDGSLEKFGQQQGQVFHDYAWTAPYALKGYENMELSTQMILFDAIQMGLHVEILDEEDQFLKLRHGDHVEYIKNGNMTSKDNYVIPLAMANKVVTKKILDQAGFPVPAGAEFSNKEEALRYYGQVASSAIVVKPKSTNFGLGISIFQEPASLSDYEKALDIAFSEDSHVLVEEFVAGTEYRFFILDGKCEAVLLRVAANVVGDGSSTIRELVDQKNQDPLRGRDHRSPLEIINLGDIELLMLEQQGYTPDTVLPEGIQAFLRGNSNISTGGDSIDMTDQMDESYKQLAAAMATAMGAWACGVDLIIPDRTKPASKDEPNCTCIELNFNPAMYLHTYTYAGPGQSITPKILKKLFPEL, from the coding sequence ATGTTACAGAAATTATCCCAAAACAGCCCCATCCTCCAAGCCACCTTTGGTTTGGAACGGGAATCCTTACGAATAAATAGCGACAACCGCGTTGCTCAAACACCACACCCTGAAGCGTTGGGCTCACGCAGTTTTCACCCCTATATCCAGACCGATTACAGCGAGCCACAACTAGAGCTGATTACCCCTGTGGCTCATTCGACCAAGGAAGCTCGTCGTTTCCTCGGAGCTATCACGGATGTAGCGGTGCGGTCTATGGAAAAAACGGAATACCTCTGGCCCCTGTCCATGCCACCTGTGATTTCAGCGGATGATATTCAGATTGCTCAACTGGAGAGCGACTTCGAGTACCAGTACCGTGTCGGTTTGGCAGAACGCTATGGTAAGTTGCTCCAGTCTATGTCAGGCATCCACTACAACTTCGAGCTCGGCAAGGACCTGACCCAGCAACTCTTTGAAGCGAGCGATTACGACGACCTCATCACCTTCAAAAACGCCCTCTATCTCAAGCTGGCTCAGAATTTCCTACGCTACCGCTGGTTCTTGACCTACCTCTACGGAGCAAGTAGTCTGGCTGAAAAAGGATTTTTGACAGAGGAAATTGGCTGCGTGCGGTCCATCCGCAACTCCAACTACGGCTATGTCAACTCCGATGATGTTCATATTTCCTTTTCTTCTCTCCAACAGTACGTGGCCGACATCGAACAAGCTGTCCAATCTGGTCAACTATCCGCTGAGAAGGAATTTTACTCTTCCGTCCGACTACGTGGAGCAAAGACTAGCCGTGACTACCTCAGCAAGGGGATTTCTTATTTAGAATTCCGGTCCTTCGACCTGAACCCCTATGACCCGCTTGCTATTAGTCAAGAAACCCTTGATACAGTCCACCTCTTTATCTTATCTCTTCTTTGGCTAGACCAACCGACAGATGTTGATAACACCTTAGCCAAAGCAGATAAACTTAACAATCTCATCGCCCTCAGTCACCCACACACACCTCTACCTAACGATGCCGATGCCACGCCAATCTTGACGGCCATGAAAGCCATAGTTCTACACTTTGGACTGGATGACTACTATGGCCAGCTCATTGCACATGTGGAGGCAGCACTTCAAGACCCTCGTCTGACCCTTTCCGGAAAAATAGCAGAGCAGGTTGAAGATGGGTCTCTAGAAAAGTTCGGTCAGCAGCAGGGACAAGTCTTCCATGACTATGCTTGGACAGCCCCATACGCCCTCAAGGGCTATGAAAACATGGAACTCTCCACCCAGATGATCCTCTTTGACGCCATTCAAATGGGCTTACATGTCGAGATCTTGGATGAAGAAGACCAGTTTCTCAAGCTCAGGCATGGTGACCATGTTGAGTACATCAAAAATGGCAACATGACCTCCAAAGATAACTACGTCATTCCTCTGGCCATGGCCAACAAGGTCGTAACCAAAAAGATTTTGGACCAGGCTGGTTTCCCAGTGCCTGCGGGAGCTGAATTTTCTAACAAGGAAGAGGCCCTGCGGTATTACGGACAGGTAGCCAGCTCTGCTATTGTTGTCAAACCAAAGTCCACCAACTTCGGCCTCGGCATCTCTATCTTCCAAGAGCCTGCCAGCCTTTCAGACTATGAAAAAGCCCTTGATATCGCCTTTTCGGAAGATAGCCATGTGCTCGTGGAGGAATTCGTGGCGGGAACCGAGTACCGTTTCTTCATCTTGGACGGCAAGTGCGAGGCTGTCCTGCTCCGCGTCGCAGCCAATGTCGTGGGTGACGGTAGCTCAACCATCCGTGAATTGGTGGACCAAAAAAACCAAGATCCACTGCGAGGGCGTGACCACCGTTCACCGCTGGAAATCATTAACTTGGGCGACATCGAGCTACTCATGTTAGAACAGCAGGGCTACACACCCGATACAGTTTTGCCAGAGGGCATTCAAGCCTTTCTACGTGGCAATTCCAATATCTCAACGGGTGGTGACTCCATCGATATGACCGACCAGATGGACGAGTCCTACAAGCAACTGGCTGCCGCTATGGCGACTGCTATGGGAGCTTGGGCCTGCGGTGTAGATCTGATTATCCCCGACCGCACCAAGCCAGCCAGCAAAGACGAGCCCAACTGTACCTGTATTGAGCTCAACTTCAACCCTGCCATGTACCTGCACACCTACACCTACGCAGGACCTGGTCAGAGCATTACGCCGAAGATTTTGAAAAAATTGTTTCCAGAGCTATAG
- a CDS encoding DUF6359 domain-containing protein translates to MKIRNRSLFYTVGSVAVTAGLLLSLATSPIPSVHATEVAIENYPSLAITKSEVTIQGYLIAPLNSSGTAFDATNKTNLALGASMDTAAADTIPIQLKEPLRSQFNLVDHPELVGKLVRITGTSDTYMKRAGIKPATAIEIVDSSSTNVQPPTSENTTTESSDLVSTPIATVRSSAQGTEYTVSGKIISLVNGWGGNGFYLQDSDGAGIYIYPGAALGYQPGDTVQLTGTLGEYKGELQLTTVSNHKAISENFNTPITETNIAQLATQAQATLVSLKNLTVGEIQSDSYQNATFTVTDSEGQTVDVRLDSRTGIKTADLLNHINKGDKINLTAILSTYNGKIQLKPFDLSHFEVVEKATTETAPGKTETVTVGHIQGASHQSPLTNQSVILKNVVVTYVTSANNFYVQDVTPDGDVKTSDGINIFTDKLKTNVKVGDLVTIAGRVEEYLGKGYTERGETDLTITQIRATEVTVDGTAPVPSPIVLGLDRTIPADIIDNDGLAQFDPEQDALDFWESVEGMVVAVDDAKILGPLKNKEIYVTPATSQLPLNNVGGVNLRPEGNNTNIIPLLLKNGKQIVKSGDYFTGRIAGPVTYSYTNYKVYVDDSTLPTLHEGATKPETTTIIPNDDKLTIASYNIENFSADSKSTSDAKVQRIAKSFVSDLHSPDIIGLIEVQDNNGATNDGTTDASKSAERLIAAIQAAGGPTYTYVDIAPENNKDGGQEGGNIRVGFLYNSKRVNLSDKPIGTATQAVAWENGELNLSLGRIDPTNPAWAAVRKTLAAEFVFNGEKVVVLANHLNSKRGDNGLYGKIQPVSFKSEEKRHILAQTIADFTKAGLAQNPNANIVMLGDFNDYEFTKTIEILETGGMANLVSRHDASDRFSYFYNGNNQSLDNMLVSTNLLDRYAFDMVHVNSAFMEEHGRASDHDPLLVQLDVTKAQEPTQPEPSDKQTDDSGTVNNSDDNGTTNNNKPTNLSTSNQTAVNADNRSGATDKGQTTVTPTANNSQKKILPKTGGETSFVLITIGLVILSACLVKKQKES, encoded by the coding sequence ATGAAAATTAGAAACCGTTCTCTCTTCTATACCGTAGGGTCTGTAGCGGTAACAGCCGGACTCTTGCTTAGTCTTGCCACTTCGCCCATACCATCTGTGCACGCTACTGAAGTGGCGATAGAGAATTATCCGTCGCTTGCAATAACCAAGTCGGAGGTCACGATACAAGGCTATCTTATTGCACCACTTAATAGTAGCGGAACCGCTTTTGACGCTACTAACAAAACAAATCTAGCCCTTGGTGCAAGCATGGATACTGCGGCCGCCGACACTATCCCTATTCAACTAAAAGAACCTCTTCGCAGCCAATTCAACCTCGTTGATCATCCCGAACTAGTCGGAAAATTGGTTCGCATCACAGGAACTAGCGATACATACATGAAGCGAGCTGGAATCAAACCAGCTACAGCGATTGAAATCGTAGATTCATCTTCTACTAATGTTCAGCCACCAACCAGTGAAAATACGACTACCGAGTCAAGCGACCTTGTTTCTACACCGATTGCTACTGTTCGCTCTAGTGCACAAGGAACAGAGTACACCGTTTCTGGTAAAATTATTAGCCTAGTAAACGGTTGGGGAGGAAATGGCTTTTACCTCCAAGATTCTGACGGTGCTGGTATCTATATCTACCCTGGGGCTGCCTTGGGCTATCAGCCTGGTGATACAGTCCAATTAACAGGAACATTGGGTGAGTATAAAGGCGAACTCCAACTAACCACAGTTAGCAACCACAAGGCTATCTCTGAGAATTTCAACACTCCTATTACAGAAACAAACATCGCTCAGTTAGCAACGCAAGCACAGGCAACACTAGTTTCTCTAAAAAACTTGACTGTCGGAGAGATTCAAAGCGATAGCTATCAAAATGCTACCTTTACCGTAACTGATTCCGAAGGACAAACTGTGGATGTGCGTTTAGATAGTCGAACAGGTATCAAAACGGCTGATCTTTTGAACCATATCAATAAGGGAGATAAGATTAATCTAACCGCTATTTTATCCACCTATAATGGAAAAATACAATTAAAACCATTTGACCTCTCTCATTTTGAAGTCGTTGAAAAGGCAACAACAGAAACAGCACCTGGCAAGACCGAAACTGTAACAGTCGGTCACATTCAAGGTGCAAGTCACCAATCACCTCTAACCAATCAATCTGTGATTCTTAAAAACGTCGTAGTAACCTACGTTACCTCTGCCAATAACTTCTATGTGCAAGATGTCACACCAGATGGAGACGTCAAAACATCTGACGGTATTAATATTTTTACTGACAAATTAAAAACAAATGTCAAGGTAGGAGATCTTGTCACTATCGCAGGACGTGTAGAAGAATACCTCGGAAAAGGTTATACAGAACGTGGGGAAACAGACTTAACCATCACACAAATTCGAGCTACTGAAGTAACTGTGGATGGGACTGCACCTGTACCATCTCCTATAGTCCTTGGTCTTGATCGGACCATCCCAGCAGATATTATTGACAACGACGGTTTGGCTCAATTTGATCCAGAACAAGATGCGCTCGATTTCTGGGAATCCGTTGAAGGCATGGTGGTTGCCGTGGATGATGCAAAAATCCTTGGTCCACTAAAAAACAAGGAAATCTATGTCACTCCTGCCACTAGTCAACTTCCTTTAAATAATGTTGGAGGCGTCAACCTTCGCCCTGAAGGGAATAATACCAATATCATTCCCCTACTTTTGAAAAATGGAAAACAGATCGTCAAATCAGGAGACTATTTCACCGGTCGTATCGCTGGACCAGTCACCTACTCTTACACCAATTATAAAGTCTATGTAGATGATAGCACCCTTCCAACCTTGCACGAAGGAGCTACAAAACCAGAAACAACAACCATTATCCCAAATGATGACAAGCTGACTATCGCTTCTTATAACATCGAAAACTTTTCTGCTGACAGTAAATCAACATCAGACGCTAAAGTCCAACGCATTGCCAAATCCTTTGTTTCAGACCTACATTCTCCAGATATTATCGGATTGATTGAAGTGCAGGACAACAACGGTGCTACAAATGACGGCACAACTGATGCTAGTAAGAGTGCTGAGCGCCTAATTGCAGCCATTCAAGCAGCCGGCGGACCAACATATACCTATGTGGATATTGCTCCTGAAAACAACAAAGACGGCGGACAGGAAGGAGGCAATATTCGCGTCGGCTTCCTCTACAACTCAAAACGTGTCAACCTATCTGACAAACCAATCGGTACCGCAACACAGGCAGTTGCATGGGAAAACGGCGAACTCAATCTCAGCCTGGGCCGAATCGACCCAACCAACCCTGCTTGGGCAGCTGTCCGCAAAACACTTGCAGCTGAATTCGTCTTCAACGGCGAGAAAGTCGTTGTCCTTGCCAACCATCTCAACTCAAAACGCGGTGACAATGGTCTCTACGGAAAAATCCAACCTGTCAGCTTCAAGTCCGAAGAAAAACGCCACATACTAGCACAAACTATCGCTGACTTTACAAAAGCAGGCTTAGCTCAAAATCCAAATGCTAATATCGTTATGCTAGGCGACTTCAATGACTATGAATTTACTAAAACCATAGAAATTTTAGAAACAGGAGGAATGGCTAACCTCGTTAGTCGTCATGATGCATCCGATCGCTTCTCTTACTTCTATAACGGAAACAATCAGTCTCTTGACAATATGCTAGTATCAACTAACTTGTTGGACCGCTATGCCTTTGATATGGTCCATGTCAATTCAGCCTTTATGGAAGAACATGGCAGAGCTTCTGACCACGATCCACTATTGGTACAACTGGACGTGACAAAGGCACAAGAACCAACTCAACCAGAACCAAGCGACAAGCAGACAGATGACTCAGGAACAGTCAATAATAGTGATGACAATGGTACGACCAACAATAACAAGCCAACAAATCTTTCAACTTCTAATCAAACAGCTGTAAATGCTGATAACCGTTCTGGCGCTACAGACAAGGGACAAACAACCGTGACCCCTACTGCCAACAACAGTCAAAAGAAAATCCTTCCAAAGACAGGAGGAGAAACAAGCTTTGTACTTATCACAATCGGTCTCGTAATCTTGAGCGCCTGCCTTGTCAAAAAACAAAAAGAATCCTAA
- the hslO gene encoding Hsp33 family molecular chaperone HslO: MDKIIKTLSKSGHFRAFVLDSTETVKTAQEKHDTMASSTVALGRTLIANQILAANEKGDTKITLKILASGAVGAIISVANTKGQVKGYIQNPDLDYKRTATGEVIVGPLVGNGQFLVITDYGTGHPYNSMTPLISGEIGEDFAYFLTDSQQTPSAVGLNVLLDEEDKVKVAGGFLLQVLPGATEAEIARFEKRIQEMSAISSLLASDNHIEALLSAIYGDDDFKRLSEEEIGFVCDCSKDRFLDALASLPKADLQEMKEEDKGVDITCQFCQTHYHFDENDLEELING; this comes from the coding sequence ATGGATAAAATTATTAAAACACTATCAAAAAGCGGGCATTTTCGTGCCTTTGTGCTAGACAGCACAGAAACCGTGAAAACAGCCCAAGAAAAACACGATACTATGGCGTCGTCCACCGTTGCTCTGGGCCGCACTCTCATTGCCAATCAGATTTTGGCTGCCAATGAAAAAGGTGATACCAAGATCACCCTGAAAATATTGGCCAGCGGTGCTGTTGGGGCTATCATCTCCGTTGCCAATACCAAAGGTCAGGTCAAGGGCTACATTCAAAATCCTGACTTAGACTACAAACGGACAGCGACTGGCGAAGTTATCGTTGGACCACTTGTAGGCAATGGTCAATTCCTGGTCATCACAGACTACGGAACAGGGCATCCTTACAATTCCATGACCCCCTTAATCTCTGGTGAAATCGGTGAAGACTTTGCCTACTTCCTAACGGACAGCCAGCAGACCCCATCTGCGGTGGGGCTCAATGTCTTGTTGGATGAAGAAGATAAGGTCAAGGTAGCTGGTGGCTTCTTACTCCAAGTTTTACCTGGAGCGACCGAGGCTGAAATTGCTCGCTTTGAAAAACGTATCCAAGAAATGTCTGCCATTTCAAGCCTGCTGGCTTCTGATAACCACATAGAAGCTCTGCTATCCGCCATTTATGGCGACGACGACTTCAAACGCCTGTCAGAAGAAGAAATCGGTTTTGTCTGCGACTGCTCTAAAGACCGCTTCCTTGATGCTCTGGCCAGCTTGCCAAAAGCGGACCTGCAAGAGATGAAAGAAGAAGACAAGGGCGTGGACATCACCTGTCAATTCTGCCAGACCCATTACCACTTTGACGAAAACGATTTGGAGGAACTCATCAATGGCTAA
- the dusB gene encoding tRNA dihydrouridine synthase DusB: MANLNTPFMIGDVEIPNRCVLAPMAGVTNSAFRTIAKEMGAGLVVMEMISEKGLLYNNEKTLHMLHIDDNEYPMSIQLFGGDAEGLKRAADFIQTNTKANIVDINMGCPVNKVVKNEAGAKWLKDPDKIYHIIKEVTSVLDIPLTVKMRTGWNNTDLAVENALAAESAGVAALAMHGRTREQMYTGTVDLETLTKVAGSLTKIPFIANGDIRTVEDARQRIEEVGADAVMVGRTAMGNPYIFNQINHYLETGEVLPDLSFDDKLNVAFDHLTRLTNLKGESVAVREFRGLAPHYLRGSAGAAKIRGAVARAETIEQVQELFDQAREAYQERIAK, encoded by the coding sequence ATGGCTAATCTCAATACCCCTTTTATGATTGGTGATGTGGAAATTCCCAATCGCTGCGTGCTGGCCCCAATGGCTGGCGTGACCAACTCGGCCTTCCGCACCATTGCCAAAGAAATGGGCGCGGGCCTGGTCGTGATGGAAATGATTTCTGAAAAAGGCCTTCTCTACAACAACGAGAAGACCCTCCATATGCTCCATATCGACGACAACGAATACCCTATGTCTATCCAGCTTTTCGGCGGCGATGCCGAAGGACTAAAACGGGCTGCCGACTTCATCCAAACCAACACCAAGGCTAATATCGTGGATATTAACATGGGCTGCCCTGTCAACAAGGTCGTTAAAAACGAAGCTGGTGCCAAGTGGCTCAAGGACCCCGACAAGATTTACCACATCATCAAGGAAGTGACTTCGGTCCTCGATATTCCCTTGACTGTTAAAATGCGGACGGGTTGGAACAATACCGACCTAGCGGTCGAAAATGCCCTGGCCGCAGAAAGCGCCGGTGTGGCTGCCCTGGCCATGCACGGACGGACCCGCGAGCAGATGTACACAGGAACCGTTGACCTGGAAACCCTCACCAAGGTAGCTGGCAGCCTGACCAAGATTCCCTTCATCGCAAACGGCGACATCCGCACTGTAGAAGATGCCCGCCAGCGAATCGAGGAAGTTGGTGCTGATGCTGTCATGGTCGGACGGACTGCTATGGGAAATCCTTACATCTTCAACCAAATCAACCACTACCTTGAAACAGGAGAAGTCCTGCCCGACCTCTCCTTTGACGACAAACTCAATGTCGCCTTTGACCACCTGACCCGATTGACCAACCTCAAGGGAGAGTCAGTTGCCGTCCGCGAATTCCGTGGCCTTGCTCCCCACTATCTCCGTGGTTCAGCAGGTGCTGCCAAGATCCGTGGAGCCGTTGCCCGAGCAGAGACTATCGAGCAGGTCCAAGAACTCTTTGACCAAGCACGAGAAGCCTATCAGGAACGGATTGCTAAATAA
- a CDS encoding adenylyltransferase/cytidyltransferase family protein, which translates to MNQTIAVVFGTFAPMHKGHLDLIERAKLACGQVCVVVSGYDRDRGDLIGLDLLTRFRAIQSQFEGDDFVEVRALDETDLPAYPDGWDLWLERLLGLLDLSEHQVPVFYVSEEEYAQELHRRGYQAHFSPRKFGISATLIREHPQQYQDYIAPAFLAFFGKEVM; encoded by the coding sequence ATGAATCAAACCATAGCTGTTGTTTTCGGAACTTTTGCCCCTATGCACAAGGGACATTTGGATTTGATCGAGCGAGCAAAGTTGGCCTGTGGTCAGGTTTGTGTGGTGGTTTCAGGCTATGATAGGGATCGTGGCGACTTGATTGGCTTGGATTTATTGACTCGCTTTAGAGCTATTCAATCCCAGTTTGAGGGTGATGATTTTGTCGAAGTTCGTGCCCTGGATGAAACGGACTTGCCAGCCTATCCAGATGGTTGGGACCTTTGGCTAGAACGCTTGCTTGGGCTGTTGGACCTGTCTGAACATCAAGTGCCAGTCTTCTATGTATCCGAGGAAGAATACGCTCAGGAACTGCATAGGCGAGGTTATCAAGCACATTTCAGTCCTAGAAAATTTGGCATTTCAGCAACCCTCATTCGTGAACATCCTCAACAATATCAGGATTACATTGCTCCAGCCTTTCTTGCTTTTTTTGGAAAGGAAGTCATGTAA